From Actinoplanes oblitus, a single genomic window includes:
- a CDS encoding SHOCT domain-containing protein gives MPGLLRGVARTAVIAGTATAVSNRVSRRQAGRWSRQAQEEDYNAQQPEPEPAAPAPDPMSVKLEQLKQLSELRAQGLLSDAEVEVQKAKILGS, from the coding sequence ATGCCGGGTTTGCTCAGGGGAGTCGCACGCACCGCGGTGATCGCCGGCACGGCGACAGCGGTGTCCAACCGGGTGTCGCGGCGGCAGGCCGGCCGCTGGTCCCGGCAGGCACAGGAGGAGGATTACAACGCCCAGCAGCCGGAGCCGGAGCCGGCCGCCCCGGCGCCGGATCCGATGTCGGTGAAGCTGGAGCAGCTCAAGCAGCTGTCCGAGCTGAGGGCGCAGGGTCTGCTGAGCGACGCCGAGGTCGAGGTGCAGAAGGCCAAGATCCTGGGGTCCTGA
- a CDS encoding DUF6325 family protein, with product MTDLQEMGPIDYLCIEFPRGSLTGKAFPMLLDLVDQHTIRVLDLLFVRKAADGAVMALDGTEMDVAGLGAFHGAASGILGGDDLREIGDILAPGAAAAVLVYENTWAAPLARTLREAGAQLVAGGRIPVQQLLSALDETESEQSTITSGS from the coding sequence ATGACCGATCTTCAGGAGATGGGACCGATCGACTACCTGTGCATCGAGTTCCCGCGGGGCAGCCTGACCGGCAAGGCGTTCCCGATGCTGCTGGACCTGGTGGACCAGCACACCATCCGGGTGCTCGACCTGCTGTTCGTCCGCAAGGCGGCGGACGGCGCGGTGATGGCGCTGGACGGCACCGAGATGGACGTGGCCGGGCTGGGCGCGTTCCACGGCGCGGCGTCCGGCATCCTCGGCGGCGACGACCTGCGCGAGATCGGCGACATCCTGGCGCCGGGCGCGGCGGCGGCCGTCCTGGTCTACGAGAACACCTGGGCCGCGCCGCTGGCCCGGACCCTGCGGGAGGCCGGCGCGCAGCTGGTCGCCGGCGGCCGGATCCCGGTACAACAGCTGCTGTCCGCACTGGACGAGACCGAGTCCGAACAGTCCACCATCACGAGCGGGAGTTGA